One region of Bradyrhizobium betae genomic DNA includes:
- a CDS encoding sugar phosphate isomerase/epimerase family protein translates to MRDFSSDHRWLSLNTATVRKQGDLIEIIDACVRHGVRAIDPWRDQVASVGLERAARAVRDAGLDLSGYCRGGMFTSDASRRGEVRDDNRRCVDEAKALGASCIVLVAGGLPQYSRPGSEASKDIVAARGQVEEALVDMLDYAKQAKLPLAIEPLHPAYAADRACVNTTKQALDICDRLDPGRSGMLGVALDVYHIWWDPDLLSQIARAGKDRLLAFHVCDWMVPTKDILNDRGMMGDGVIDIKSVRQAVEAQGYAGYSEIEIFSNDWWGKPMDEVLRTCIERHRTVV, encoded by the coding sequence ATGCGCGATTTTTCCTCCGACCATCGCTGGCTATCGCTGAACACGGCGACGGTCCGCAAACAGGGCGATCTCATCGAGATCATTGACGCCTGCGTGCGGCACGGCGTCCGCGCCATCGACCCCTGGCGCGATCAGGTCGCAAGCGTTGGTCTCGAGCGCGCAGCTCGCGCCGTGCGCGACGCAGGCCTCGATCTGTCAGGCTATTGCCGCGGCGGCATGTTCACCTCGGACGCATCGCGCCGCGGCGAGGTGCGTGACGACAACCGGCGCTGTGTGGACGAAGCCAAGGCGCTCGGCGCGTCCTGCATCGTGCTGGTCGCCGGCGGCCTGCCGCAATATTCGCGGCCGGGCAGCGAGGCGTCGAAGGATATCGTGGCCGCGCGCGGGCAGGTCGAGGAAGCCCTTGTCGACATGCTCGACTATGCGAAGCAGGCAAAGCTGCCGCTGGCCATCGAGCCCTTGCATCCCGCCTATGCCGCCGACCGTGCCTGCGTGAACACGACAAAGCAGGCGCTCGACATCTGCGACCGGCTCGACCCCGGCCGCAGCGGCATGCTCGGCGTTGCGCTCGATGTCTATCACATCTGGTGGGATCCGGACCTACTGAGCCAGATCGCACGTGCCGGAAAGGATCGCCTGCTCGCGTTCCACGTCTGCGACTGGATGGTGCCGACAAAAGACATCCTCAACGACCGCGGCATGATGGGTGACGGCGTCATCGACATCAAATCGGTACGCCAAGCGGTCGAAGCGCAGGGCTATGCCGGCTATTCGGAGATCGAGATCTTTTCCAACGACTGGTGGGGCAAGCCGATGGACGAAGTGCTGCGTACCTGCATCGAACGGCACAGGACGGTAGTGTAG